AAACTATTTGTATTCTCCTTCGAATCTTTTTCTAATCTGTTTAACATACGCCCTCATATGTTACCCCAATAagtgaagaagagatggtttttataccccaattacCTCTATGTTATTAAGGAGACTAAAACCAGCTTCatatcgctttcccttcctctccccactgcaaacaccttgtgaggcaggtggggctgaaagtgtcacaagagaactgtgacaagcccaaggtcgcccaacaggattcatgtgtaggaatggtgaaaacaaccctgttcaccatattagagaccgctgctcatgtggaggaatgcggaatcaaactcggttctctagattagagtctaccatttttaactgctacaccacactggttccatTTTAGTTGGGTGAATTATCATGAAAACtaggctttgcaagaggctgggtcAACTTTAAAGATCTTTTAACCACCATTTATGTGGATGGCTTAGGGAAAACAACTAATAAAGAGACAGGTGTTCAAAATATtgtgtttttatcattttaaagataagaagaagaatcacATAAGCGCTAAATGACTTATTCATGTACAATTCACACAAGAACTGGAGGAAATAAAGGGTGGAGGGGTGCAAATAGAGTGAGGGTACTTTGGGCAATATTTACCTATCCAGAGGGGTGATGTCTGGTGGAAGCAGGGtgaaggagggaggaaaagggatcAGCATTTCTTGGAAGTAAAGCATTCATTTGGCACTTCATGCTGCCtcattattattaaaaatgcctattcagttTTGCGAGTATATTTAGTTGCTAAAATAAAATCAGACATTATCATCAACTCTACACAAGAGGAGCCATGACTTCCTTACAGTGGAAAACAATTATCATCCTGGGAAGGGTGCCAATGAAATAGAACTTCTTGGGAAGTACAGACAATATGATAAACCACCATTTATCTGGATAAGCGGCTTAGGGAAAACAACTAAAAAAGAGACAGGGGTTCAAAATATagtatttttataattttaaagataagaagaagaatcacACATGCGCTAAATGATTTATTAATGCTCAATTCACACAAGAACTGGATGAAATAAAGGGTGGAGGGGTGCAAATAGAGTTAGGGTACTTTGGGCAATATTTACCTATCCTGAGGGGTGATGTCTGGTAGAAGCAGGGTGAAGAAGGGAGGAAAAGGGATCAGCATTTCTTGGAAGTAAAGCGAGGAGAACTTACACATAAGGAAGGgcttggggttggatccaatgaatGGTGAAAGGGCCAATATTTATAGTAAAAACCTGTTTCTTCAGAAGAGCAATCAAAGtttctttgtccctggtaaaaTGTTCCTTTGGCACCTCATCCTGCCTCATTActattaaaaatgcctattcagttTTTGTAAGTCTACAGAATTGCTAAAATAAAATCAGACATCATCATCAACTCTATATTAGTGGAGCCATGAAGTCCTTACACAGGAAAACATGTATCATCCTGGGAAGGGTGCCACTCAAACAGAAGTTCTTGGGAGTTACAACCAATATGAGATACAATTCCACCAATTAGGATTTCACCTGGCTGATACCACTGTTGTGGAATCTGAGGCGAAATGTTCCCCGTGCACTTCATACTATGTACTTCATACACCACGAGCAGAAGCACCATCTGTATCAGCAGCAACATCTCAGACTCTGCCAAGTGAAATCCAAGAACACCTCTCTCTCCACATGTACTGTCCAGGGTCTCCTCTACAGCATCATCCTTAGTTTCTGCCTGGTTTCAAGAAGGTGGCTCAGATGGCGCCTGATTGAGTCAATATTCTTTTCAATAGTGGATGTAGGGACTTTTTCTTTCATATCTCAACCTGCTTCTTTGTATCAAATTCGAGAGATATTGTTTACTGATACAAAAATTGCCTCTCTGTAGTCCCTCATTTTAGCTGAGAGTGGTTCAGCGGAGGGCTTTATAAGCAGAACTTAAAGATTTtatttctggtttgttttctgttttcttctagACAGCTATTGGAACTGAGACTGGGTAAGGAAATGACAGTGATTTTGATAATTATAGTGGCGGTCATCTCGTCTGGAAGACTGCTAATATTGTTCTGGGATAATAGTTTGCAGAACTAgtgaagcaaaaatattttttttctaatttcatCCCAGCTTCCCTACAGTGAGGCAGCAGTTGGATTGGGGAGCTCAGAATGACTAGCAGGGCCCCCCGCCCACCCATGATGCAATAAAAAAACTGGGAATCTCTAAATGAAAGTGACAAAGCAAGAACTAAGGATCATTTCTCCTTGGATGAATTTatttatcacatgaacacatgaagctgccttcaactgaatcagacccttggtccatcgaagtctgtattgtgtactcagaccagcagtagctctccagggtctcaggcagaggtctttcaaatcaccacCCTCCCTagaccctttaattggagatgccagggatcgaacctgggatcttctgcatgccaagcaaatgctctaccactgagccacagccccctccccataggCTGGAACATTTCTGCACCACTTGTCCAGAGAACCAATTCAAAGTGTTTGACAAAGTGAAGCATGATAAAGccataaacagcataaaatcattaaaagttCCAAGAAACCCAGCCTAAAAATCCAGCAATAAACCCTCAAGTTAAACCCTGTGTTCTCTCAGGTTAGGGGCAAACGATCAAAATGTTTGACGAGCAACCCTGCTTTTAAACAATTGGGAAAAGAGAATATGTTTGGCCTTGCACCTCGGTGTCAGGCGAGCCTCAAAGGGAAGGGCATTCTACAGGTAAGATGCCAAATTGACAAGCCGTGTTTCTGAGCACCACCTGCCTCACTGATTTAAGCAGGGGTGCGGAGAGCAGGAGGATCTGAACCGAGAGGGAAACATTAATAGATGGGATGTACAGTATGGGAGGAAGTGGTCCTTTGTGTTCTCCAACTCCAAGCCATTTGGGGCCTGAAAATAAGATTTTGCTCTTTGAGTTTTGCGAGGAAATAGACAGGCAGCCATGGAGGGTCTTTCTCCACTTTCCTGACCTTTCAGagcctgtgtgatgtagtggctGAAATCTCTtactaggatcagggagagccAGGGTTGAATCCCCATTCTCCACCTGCAGGATGCTGTTTGACCTTGCGctggtcacaccctctcagccacacttacttcacagggttgttatgagtatGGAATGGCAGAGAGTGGAACAGTGTCTGGTTCTTTTGGGCCCCCTAGGAAGAAAACTCAGAGTATAACGTTTGTGAAACGATCACCCGTTGTTCTGTTGCTGccgattttttgccatgaggaaaaACTGCTCATTCAGCATTCAAAGTAGCACTGCATATCGCAAGCGCAGGATTGGCcagcaggggaaatttgcacatCACCCCCAGGTCCTGGCTGAGATCTCTTTTGGGGGATTTGTTTGGTAAAAAGCTTAACCTCCAGAAACAAATTGAAGAACAAGGTGGCGAGTGGGTCCTTTCTGAGCATGTGTGTAATGGTTATATTTACATGTTCCAGAAGGAGGTGATTTGTTAGCATTTCTTCCAATCTGATTGCAGGCTTGGTTGTGGGACAGAAAGGATCTTGATCTATCCTTTTCATACAGTTTGGCTGTGACAGCTAGATCATCCCCCTGCTGCGTAGTGGGTGCTTCTGCCTCAGGCCAAAAATGACCTCATCAGGAGGGGATGTGGTCTGGCCCCCCTTTCTATCGGTTTGCCtctgcctgtcgaccagctgaatTTCGGTGGGAAGCGGCAAGAATTGGCAGGTGATTGCTCGTCATTGGCGGGCATTTGGGATCCTTAGGGAATTACCAGCAGCAAACAGCGGCCTAGACCTCTGTCGCAGGCAATACAGAAGTgccatttccagactacaggggAAGTGACATCCTCATGTCACCAGCAACCTCATGGACGACCTGGTATCTGGGGAAAAAAACTCTGGTAACAATGGTGTCACCAAGAACAGAGgcttaggcctcagtttgctccAAGCATATTCTTCCCACCCCACTGCGGTTGCAGGGGCATATCTGACACCCCAAATCTTCAATAAGCTTGTGCAATAACAGGGATGCCAGAAATAAGGTTGATGGTCTTTGATTAGGCCTCTCAgtactctctctcactctctcacccAAAAAATCCTGAGCCAGCATTTTTGATTTGAGGTTTACAGGAATGAAACATTCAAATGTCGAATTTTTTCCACCTCCCCACCGAAGAATAAAGGCCCATAGAGATTCTCTAAATGTGTCTTAGATGTCTATTACAGAAGAATTTCAGGAAAAGTTTCTGGGTTTCATTCTATGCATAAAACTAAATAACCAcggataaatagataaataaatagataaaaacaaaatagccacagataaaaaaataaatagattcAGATAAAGATAACAGCTGCAGAACAAATGAATGAAGGGTTTAATGATTTTTCCTGATCAGCTGCTCTCTTTTGTTCAACTCAGGCCTCAGAATGATGACATAGCATTTGGGAAAAAAGATGCAGCCTAGTAAGCCAGCACTGGAAGCTaaaatggagaagatctccacggccacCGTGTCTCTTCCTTgagtgctcaggtaggtggggagaaaggacagccaaacactgcagaagaccaacatgctgaaggtgatgaacttggcttcattgaaactgtcagGCAACCTTCTGGCCAGGAATGCCACAATAAAGCAGACGGTGGCCAGAAATCCCATGTAGcccaagacacagtaaaacatggtgGCTGACCCTTCATTGCATTGCACTATGATTTCTCTATGCAGTGAATGCATGTCCACTTCTGGAAATGGAGCAGAAGATCCTAGCCAAACAGCACAAATGCCAACTTGAACAAAGAAGCAAAAGATAACAATAGACCATGCCAattgtttccccacccactttcgaAAAACATTTCCTGGCTTAGAGGCCATAAATGCCACCACGACTGTAACCGTTTTCGCCAAGACAGAAGAAACAGCAactgagaagatgatgccaaaagtcGTTTGTCGGAGGAGGCAGGTCAGCCGGTTGGGCCATCCAATgaagagcaaggagcagaggaagcagagaaggagagagatgagTAGACAGTAGGTGAGGCTCTGGTTGTTGGCTTTAACTATGGGGGTGTCCTTGTATTTGACAAAGATTGCGAGCACCAGGGCTGTGATCAGAGAAAAGAAGAGAGCCAAAAAGGCTAAAATTATGCTCAAGGGttctgcaaaggaaaggaaatttggaATCTTGGGAATACATTGGACTTGTCCCAGGTTTGGATAATGACCTTCAGAGCAACTCCTGCAAGAATCCATGTCTGAAAGGAGAAGGGAACCTATTTAGACACATTCATCATATAAATACAATTTGGTCAACCCTtgatgaaataacaaaaaatcacTATGCTGTGTACAATCAACCTGAAATGCAAATATTTTGTATAGTTGGTTCCCTTTAAGATCTGTTCCATAGTTGGTGTCTTTAATCTGACATTCTTCTATAGCTGGTTCACCTTTATGTAATCGGATACAGTTAGGATGTGTTTCTTTTCAGGAACACTGAAGAGACTGTAAAATAATGTTATACCTGGGAAGACTACTAGATAGTGTCTCCTAGAAACTGGTAGGTTTCTTTATTAGTCACACTATGAtttttaacagtatgtaaatatgtGTTAGTTGTCAATTATTTATGAATCTTCATAGCAACTGTTTAGTGGGCTGATGAAGACACCCTCGAAATGGCTTCCAACCTCGGTAACTGTCATAGTTCATAGAATTTTAAGTAGATAATAAAACACAAATGTATGAAGTTTAGTGACAGTTATTGAAGTTTAGTGACCTTGTATGTTTATTGGCCTACGTGCTGTCATTTGCAACCCTTGATTAAAACAGTTttgtgttagaaagcgttgcagctctataggcgagtaagcacagaagactcagcacgtagtacaaaagtgctcttttattcacagtgacagaatgctccgcttggtcatcaactctccacaacccacaacccaatacatatataacacacctatatacatatctggcatagtctctcagccaatcacctgttggctgccttgtctccaggactatctagctcagtccagtacaagccagtttttctgctcagtcattgagctgtcatgtgacaccaccaatcacctggctgtcacatagatcttttacatctgcttgccatgtgcagtctcatgttccaacactcctcctagactgacattgcaagccccaatttgcttctaaatagttcaaacttttcagtagacaaacatttggtgaaaacgtcagcaatatttacatttgaagcacaatgtttcagaaccattaaaccattgtttaccgcttccctgacattctggtatcttattgtgatgtgtttacttcttgttctaataccttgatatccagccaattgttgtgctgcagtattatcacagtaaacacttacaggcatttcacattcaagatttaggtctttagccagttgacacagccattccagctgaatctcactgtcgcttaatgcagaatattctgcctcacatgtgctggtagctacatgagtctgttttaaagacttccacataaccagtgccccatgtagaaataacacgtacccagtggtagactttccttcttctctttccccccaactggagtcactatacactgtgattgtttcctctgcatcagcctttaaacacaacctggctgaagctgagccttttaagtatcgcagcaccctttttgctgcattccagtctttcatgtatggacatgcacatttctggcaaagcaaatgtactgccatacaaatgtctggtcttgtccaacatgacagatataacaatgaacccaccaacgattggtattgatttttatcatggaataccttatcatccacctctttcacataccctgttgtcatgggagtctcagtgctttttgcctctgtcattttaaatttttctaggagctgttcaatctttttctcctggcacaattcaaaatatccttctgggttcctggtaatttctacccccagataattttgaatgtcaccaagatgcttcattttaaacagttttccagttgcctccttaaaccagtttagttgttcttttgtatgacacaacaaacaaagatcatcaacatataaaaatacaacacagtcagagccctttacacatttggtaaacatacaaggatcagcaacaccttgcttaaacccaagatttgccaatgcttcactaatgcattgggatcatgcacgtgcactctgctttaatccatacagagccttatgcaattttaatactccttgtttacccttgcattcaaacccagggatctgctccatatatatttcttcacttattgttgcattcagatatgctgtggtgaagtcaaaatggtgcactaacatgttatctctgacagctttacacaatgcagctcttatagtatcagccttcacagtgggagcaaataattcatcaaagtcttgtccttcaacttgggaataacccttagccacaagcctggccttacggagtatcttcccttctggacactgtttgactttgtaaagccatctgcaccctatggcttttctttgagctggcagttttgttacagagaataccttattctctttcagggaatcaaactcagtttgcatggcttctagccaggcctctttttccctgctttccaaagccattacctcctgaaagctctttggttctttgacttgtacatgatttacatcagtggtctcaaaaccatacctctccgggggaattcctttagtgctcctgcttgacaccctaggaatctgtctcccctcttcagcccttggcgatgaagccctttgaggagacccctcctgcttcaccccatctgcatcctgtgagagatctgtcaatggtagcccaatttcttttggctcctcctgtccatgaattctggcccagttattaccctcacaaaaattcgcagctctgctgtagctgagagaattatgttcatcagcaaacctgtatgatttcatgccagactgatacccaaggaaggttagttttttagctctcgctcctcctttccttctcttggatattggcacatcaacccaggcttttgtaccaaacactctgaggtaacctaagctaggatccctctggtacaaaaccctataaggtatgtcttgtatggacctggtccagatcctgttggaaacataggaggcggcctttattgcttctgcccagtatgtcattggcaaccctgcatcctgcaacatggaatacatttttgtttgtagcattcccccatgtcgctcagcaacaccattttctgctggcaccgccacgttggcaactctgtgcctcacaccttgcacctgtaaccatttcttaaactcatttgacatgaattctcccccaaaatctgtttggagagaatccaaggtacatttaagttgtttctgcactcttttggcccaatacttaaatgtttcaaacacctgtgacttccttttcaaaggatacacccaggagaatctggtgcaatcatccaccagaatcaacgcgtaatggttacctgagtgactctccctgtaggggcctattacatctgcatgcactacctttaatgcagtgtctgagagtctctcactatgcttagccactgggtaagccttagatttggaacttttgcatacctcacaatccaggtagttcccacactctttaactttttccttccccagtaaggctagcgttttctttatggtctcataatttgcatgagccaaccttctatgtagcagatgtatgcaattgtcatgggggctcttattagttatcatctttgcctccacatgcctattttctaccacatacacattattacacattttccctgtaagaagcactttcccacctttggatatcttacaagccttgtctgtaaatgttacagtatatccagccctgtcaagggcacttacacttagcaaattgttctctagttcagggacacatagcacctttttaaatgtatagttcaaagctgggaaccacacactcccctcacgtgtcacctcagaattccttccatcagcgaggcttacgtgcggcaaacttgagtcccgtgtgtcttttaaaagttcctgatgccggcaaatggtctgtgacgcaccagagtctaaaatccagacaccggctgtgtcactgtgctcagtcagcaccaatgatgccttctgaccgctcacaaactcacgtgacgactggtcccttcggcttttcttccttgcttctgggcagtcacgctttaagtgatttgtagccttgcagatgtagcaacgtctgaccctcagagccacgtgctgctgtaaatcacccggctttctctgctccgcattcctttctccgccggcaaacctccgcgtctcctggcttggcaggtttccctccggcttggcaggcttctcaggatttcttgcaagcaatctcttttcatgttccaaaattcttccaataacatactgtaaagttagtttatcaatttcaaccgactccagagctgtaattagcatgttatactgctcagacagagagctcaggagtatataaactttatcatcctccggtagagtcttccccctctgctccagcatttggaaacattcagtcagttcatttatatggtttctcacaggaactgacggcaaaagaaaagttctgtacaaacgcctcgttatggctatcaaagagccagctgttttttggacgtagacctgagataatgagttccaggctgctttcgctttcaaagctcccgtcacatggacaagctggtcgtcagccacgctcagcactatgcttgccagtgccttctcatctttcaccacgtcctgcggcgtctcaggatccggtgggttggagacataaatccacagtgcctctcttttaaggtagtgttgcattcgtaacgcccacacattgtagttggtagaagtgagcttctccacaagcaaggacattgcagcttgagccataatttctcccgctccctgctgctcctgctccgtgtcgctctcctcctccgcctcagacgcactgctgctgacagacctgctgggcacctcctctgctccgtctgactcaacctcagacatccactcgccttctgctcactacagcccttgttccacagatagtacctctgctcagaacctccaggatgtagcgcagttgagctgttctgggcccataaccctgttggcgtgtgttagaaagcgttgcagctctataggcgagtaagcacagaagactcagcacgtagtacaaaagtgctcttttattcacagtgacagaatgctccgcttggtcatcaactctccacaacccacaacccaatacatatataacacacctatatacatatctggcatagtctctcagccaatcacctgttggctgccttgtctccaggactatctagctcagtccagtacaagccagtttttctgctcagtcattgagctgtcatgtgacaccaccaatcacctggctgtcacatagatcttttacatctgcttgccatgtgcagtctcatgttccaacaaTCCTAGCATTGATTTTCAGGCTATAGACATATATTGATATGAGAGTGTTAATCCCATTGTGGTGAAAAGACCTTTCTGGGGATTTTGCTGTTCATGGTGATACTTCTCAATCTCGTACCCGGTTCTCTCTTTCATTAAAACAGAACTATGCCCTTCTTCTGCCCGGGAGATGTGTTTTCTTTAGAAACGAGTTCCATTATTTCTACAAAGTATAACGCAAATCTCTGGAAATAAATGCAGCAACGCAAGGCACATTCAATACCAAGGAGCCTTTTCATGTGTCCCCAAAGCGCAGATGTTTAAATGCCCTCCCTTCAGGCAATCAGTCCAAAAAACATATTGGGATCTTCAACAGCAGTCATATGAATAACTAATCTGTCACTAAACATACATATTTCCTACCCTCTTTGTCTGACATTTTCCCTTCTGGACATGGATCACAATCGTAGCAGCAGAAtggctccccttccttctttttcttgctgaaACCAGGCTTGCAGTTGTCATTACACACAGATAAGGGAGGCAGCTGTCATTGAAGAAAATGAGAATGGAGAACTGAGAAGAGTTTGGGAGTATTTTGCTTCACAATAGCTGTAAATGTTGTCAAGGTGATGGGAACAGTAACATCCTGTATATCAAGGGAGAATACATGTTATCCAAACCACTACTGAATCAACAGAGATTGAAATGTTGTGTGCCCAGTGATGGTGTCATTCACACTGGTTCCTGAATCTctaggatgaaagtcctttggtgGCCACGAAGGGCTGAACCGGCATTGGGGCCCCCTGCACCAGCTGCTGGGCTACTTACGCCTTGCAGAGTGGCCCCAATGGTGGTGGGGAGGCCATACGCTGGTCTCCCACTGCTGCCAGGGCAGTGTCTCCCATGGACGGTGCATGGGCCTTCCACCGGTGTTCCACCAGCACAAAGCCTTGATCtgacatcctgggaggtgttgCTAAGACGTGCTGGGGGGCGGTGCCGCAGATTggaagcttcctgtcccctttcggctttTTTGCAGGgttagccttgctgttctcaatggagcaaaatgccccattttaaaaagaaaaagcctcCAAAAGCCCAGGTACCAGATTTGGAGGCGCCGCGGCAGCGCCTCAGCCACGCCTCAGTCCCAGGCCATGGAAAGGTCTCGAATGGGCAGCCCGTGTCTTAATCCGCAAAATTCATTGCCTAAAAAAGTGGTTGAGTCTGTTTGCTATCTTCCTTAAAGCGTCTGTCTACTCATTTCATTaaagttttgtatattttgagACACAGTGGAGATTTTTTCTCACCTCTGTGAGGTGTCTGTTCCACTGAATTCTGTCCTCGTCGATGGTAACTCTTTCACTAAGTGGAACCTGAGGATCCAGCCTCCCGATCTTGACTCTGACATAGGACTCATTTGGAAAAGTGACCATATTGGTAATATCAAATCCACCTTTCAATTCTCCATGTTCATTAAAGGTCACTTCATCTCCGACACTGTTGTTGAATGCAATTCTCTGAAGAAGTGCGTGGAGCTTAGTAGAAAGATAAATTGTATTAGGGAACCTGGAGTGATTTTCATGGATTGGAATGACCTCACCAATACTTTTTAGTTTCAAACAGATTTTTAGATTACTTTCATCAAAGACGGAAGGTTTTCTATGAATTCAAGTATTTTGGTTGCTCATGAGAATAAGCTTCCATGGCCAGTTACAGGACAAAGGAATGAAGTTTGATTCGGGGTGTTTCTGGAATAAAAACTGCTGAAGGAGCTTCCAGAAaaatttgttttggttttgctgcatCCAGAGTGCATTTTTTTGGCCAGCAGCATTCATATCGCTATATATATGCAAATGAGCCTATCCATTAGAACAGGGTTAGGGAACTTCCAGGCCCAGGGGCCTTTTAAGGCCCGTGAAAACATTTGATCTGGCACTTTgtgtgtcctggcagatctctatctcagaaggatctaagactggtgatccgcccccttctgtggacaggaatagcctccattCAAGTCAGATTTTAGTTTGTTTTGctcagaaaaagaaaggaagagtcGTCAGGTATGAAGCTTCtatgactgcccaagaaactgtgttaaccctttcccacctgggccatggagaaacttattccctctgtacttcCAGAGGCCTGGgtgtggaagtggcgacaatggaggtgttaaagggggcagggccagaatgcacggggtggggggagttcttagccagtgtgtcctcatttcatccctgcaggcggaggtatcAGGAGCCGG
This genomic window from Euleptes europaea isolate rEulEur1 chromosome 18, rEulEur1.hap1, whole genome shotgun sequence contains:
- the LOC130490295 gene encoding vomeronasal type-2 receptor 26-like, producing the protein MLIPFPPSFTLLPPDITPLDSLITKFYQHILALVFAIHEVNKNPNILPNVTLGFHIHDSYVYLKWTYRTILDLLFTSLELVPNYKCGTQKKMIGVIGGYTSEISTDIATLLSLYKIPQFSFGSFESAVDNPTSLPPFYRTAPQEALQYEGIVQLFLHFGWKWVGLFTMDNEVGDHFLQAVELMLSRKEICVAFREKAIIQRIAFNNSVGDEVTFNEHGELKGGFDITNMVTFPNESYVRVKIGRLDPQVPLSERVTIDEDRIQWNRHLTELPPLSVCNDNCKPGFSKKKKEGEPFCCYDCDPCPEGKMSDKEGRKYVYMDSCRSCSEGHYPNLGQVQCIPKIPNFLSFAEPLSIILAFLALFFSLITALVLAIFVKYKDTPIVKANNQSLTYCLLISLLLCFLCSLLFIGWPNRLTCLLRQTTFGIIFSVAVSSVLAKTVTVVVAFMASKPGNVFRKWVGKQLAWSIVIFCFFVQVGICAVWLGSSAPFPEVDMHSLHREIIVQCNEGSATMFYCVLGYMGFLATVCFIVAFLARRLPDSFNEAKFITFSMLVFCSVWLSFLPTYLSTQGRDTVAVEIFSILASSAGLLGCIFFPKCYVIILRPELNKREQLIRKNH